A section of the Xiphias gladius isolate SHS-SW01 ecotype Sanya breed wild chromosome 8, ASM1685928v1, whole genome shotgun sequence genome encodes:
- the ttc38 gene encoding tetratricopeptide repeat protein 38 isoform X3 has translation MIASSLRDCQGWRAEGLQLSTSSNEACKLYDAILTQYVKWRNDKTLGGFEGCISAIQAADPNFVMGHVISTGLELVATTSSTRLNERLASAVRRTVELANSQDISPRERLHVKAMELFSRGDFPKACNIWEDILVDHPTDMLALKFAHDAYFYMGAQTQMRDSVARVLPHWKPHTPLSSYLKGLYSFGLLETRFYDQAEKVAMEGLTLTPDDAWSVHSVAHVYEMRAEVDKGLKFMEGREKDWQVSDVLASHNYWHWALYFIEKGQYEAALQIYDSQVFRRCKATGSMLDTVDASSMLCRLEMEGVCVTDRWRELLQVTQPHTDDHVTLFNDLHFLMVSLGAKESRTSQRLLEGLQELTKEPGDNQQHQLAGTIGVTMCQAMMEYDQGNYSGTVELLYPLRYRMVDIGGSDAQRDLFNQLLIHAAMKSESMHHQKLGRCLLVERDAMRPNSPLTDRLMQSALALHV, from the exons ATGATTGCTTCAAGTCTCAGGGACTGTCAG GGATGGAGGGCAGAGGGTCTTCAACTGTCCACCAGCAGTAACGAGGCTTGCAAACTATATGACGCCATACTCACACAG TATGTGAAATGGAGGAATGATAAAACCTTGGGAGGATTTGAAGGATGCATTTCCGCTATCCAGGCAGCTGACCCTAACTTTG TTATGGGCCATGTGATCAGTACAGGGCTTGAGCTGGTGGCAACAACGAGCTCCACCCGGCTGAATGAGCGTCTAGCCAGTGCAGTGAGGCGAACAGTAGAGCTGGCCAACAGCCAGGACATCTCTCCCAGAGAGAGGCTCCATGTCAAGGCGATGGAGCTCTTCTCACGTGG AGATTTTCCCAAGGCCTGTAATATATGGGAAGACATTCTGGTTGATCACCCAACTGACATGCTGGCCCTCAAGTTTGCCCACGATGCCTATTTCTACATGGGTGCCCAAACCCAAATGAGGGACTCTGTGGCCAGGGTGCTGCCTCACTGGAAACCACATACACCTCTGTCCAG TTATCTGAAAGGCCTGTATTCCTTTGGTCTCCTGGAGACTCGCTTCTATGACCAGGCTGAGAAAGTAGCCATGGAG GGCCTCACTCTGACTCCAGATGATGCTTGGTCTGTCCACTCTGTAGCCCATGTTTATGAGATGAGGGCAGAGGTGGACAAAGGCTTGAAGTTCATGGAGGGTAGAGAGAAAGACTGGCAG GTATCTGACGTTCTGGCCAGTCATAACTATTGGCATTGGGCTCTATACTTCATCGAGAAG GGGCAATACGAAGCCGCTCTGCAAATATACGATTCTCAG GTATTCAGACGTTGTAAAGCCACAGGATCAATGTTGGACACTGTAGATGCCAGTTCAATGCTCTGCAGACTGGAAATGGAGG GTGTGTGCGTGACGGATCGTTGGCGAGAGCTGCTCCAGGTAACACAGCCTCACACTGACGATCATGTGACCTTATTTAATGACCTCCACTTCCTCATGGTGTCGCTGGGAGCTAAAGAGAGCAGGACTTCTCAGCGTCTGCTGGAGGGCCTCCAGGAATTGACTAA GGAGCCGGGGGACAATCAGCAACATCAGCTGGCTGGGACTATAGGTGTAACCATGTGTCAGGCTATGATGGAGTACGACCAGGGCAACTACAGTGGAACTGTGGAGCTCCTGTACCCTTTACGCTACCGCATGGTAGATATAGGTGGCAGTGATGCTCAG AGGGATCTCTTCAATCaactgcttattcatgcagccATGAAATCAGAGAGTATGCACCACCAGAAACTGGGAAG
- the ttc38 gene encoding tetratricopeptide repeat protein 38 isoform X4 yields the protein MGHVISTGLELVATTSSTRLNERLASAVRRTVELANSQDISPRERLHVKAMELFSRGDFPKACNIWEDILVDHPTDMLALKFAHDAYFYMGAQTQMRDSVARVLPHWKPHTPLSSYLKGLYSFGLLETRFYDQAEKVAMEGLTLTPDDAWSVHSVAHVYEMRAEVDKGLKFMEGREKDWQVSDVLASHNYWHWALYFIEKGQYEAALQIYDSQVFRRCKATGSMLDTVDASSMLCRLEMEGVCVTDRWRELLQVTQPHTDDHVTLFNDLHFLMVSLGAKESRTSQRLLEGLQELTKEPGDNQQHQLAGTIGVTMCQAMMEYDQGNYSGTVELLYPLRYRMVDIGGSDAQRDLFNQLLIHAAMKSESMHHQKLGRCLLVERDAMRPNSPLTDRLMQSALALHV from the exons ATGGGCCATGTGATCAGTACAGGGCTTGAGCTGGTGGCAACAACGAGCTCCACCCGGCTGAATGAGCGTCTAGCCAGTGCAGTGAGGCGAACAGTAGAGCTGGCCAACAGCCAGGACATCTCTCCCAGAGAGAGGCTCCATGTCAAGGCGATGGAGCTCTTCTCACGTGG AGATTTTCCCAAGGCCTGTAATATATGGGAAGACATTCTGGTTGATCACCCAACTGACATGCTGGCCCTCAAGTTTGCCCACGATGCCTATTTCTACATGGGTGCCCAAACCCAAATGAGGGACTCTGTGGCCAGGGTGCTGCCTCACTGGAAACCACATACACCTCTGTCCAG TTATCTGAAAGGCCTGTATTCCTTTGGTCTCCTGGAGACTCGCTTCTATGACCAGGCTGAGAAAGTAGCCATGGAG GGCCTCACTCTGACTCCAGATGATGCTTGGTCTGTCCACTCTGTAGCCCATGTTTATGAGATGAGGGCAGAGGTGGACAAAGGCTTGAAGTTCATGGAGGGTAGAGAGAAAGACTGGCAG GTATCTGACGTTCTGGCCAGTCATAACTATTGGCATTGGGCTCTATACTTCATCGAGAAG GGGCAATACGAAGCCGCTCTGCAAATATACGATTCTCAG GTATTCAGACGTTGTAAAGCCACAGGATCAATGTTGGACACTGTAGATGCCAGTTCAATGCTCTGCAGACTGGAAATGGAGG GTGTGTGCGTGACGGATCGTTGGCGAGAGCTGCTCCAGGTAACACAGCCTCACACTGACGATCATGTGACCTTATTTAATGACCTCCACTTCCTCATGGTGTCGCTGGGAGCTAAAGAGAGCAGGACTTCTCAGCGTCTGCTGGAGGGCCTCCAGGAATTGACTAA GGAGCCGGGGGACAATCAGCAACATCAGCTGGCTGGGACTATAGGTGTAACCATGTGTCAGGCTATGATGGAGTACGACCAGGGCAACTACAGTGGAACTGTGGAGCTCCTGTACCCTTTACGCTACCGCATGGTAGATATAGGTGGCAGTGATGCTCAG AGGGATCTCTTCAATCaactgcttattcatgcagccATGAAATCAGAGAGTATGCACCACCAGAAACTGGGAAG
- the ttc38 gene encoding tetratricopeptide repeat protein 38 isoform X1, whose translation MRNETTLSLLVGWGIKWWPRCVAVILTRMGWRAEGLQLSTSSNEACKLYDAILTQYVKWRNDKTLGGFEGCISAIQAADPNFVMGHVISTGLELVATTSSTRLNERLASAVRRTVELANSQDISPRERLHVKAMELFSRGDFPKACNIWEDILVDHPTDMLALKFAHDAYFYMGAQTQMRDSVARVLPHWKPHTPLSSYLKGLYSFGLLETRFYDQAEKVAMEGLTLTPDDAWSVHSVAHVYEMRAEVDKGLKFMEGREKDWQVSDVLASHNYWHWALYFIEKGQYEAALQIYDSQVFRRCKATGSMLDTVDASSMLCRLEMEGVCVTDRWRELLQVTQPHTDDHVTLFNDLHFLMVSLGAKESRTSQRLLEGLQELTKEPGDNQQHQLAGTIGVTMCQAMMEYDQGNYSGTVELLYPLRYRMVDIGGSDAQRDLFNQLLIHAAMKSESMHHQKLGRCLLVERDAMRPNSPLTDRLMQSALALHV comes from the exons ATGAGAAATGAAACGACTTTGAGCTTGCTTGTCGGTTGGGGCATTAAGTGGTGGCCAAGATGTGTGGCAGTTATATTAACAAGAATG GGATGGAGGGCAGAGGGTCTTCAACTGTCCACCAGCAGTAACGAGGCTTGCAAACTATATGACGCCATACTCACACAG TATGTGAAATGGAGGAATGATAAAACCTTGGGAGGATTTGAAGGATGCATTTCCGCTATCCAGGCAGCTGACCCTAACTTTG TTATGGGCCATGTGATCAGTACAGGGCTTGAGCTGGTGGCAACAACGAGCTCCACCCGGCTGAATGAGCGTCTAGCCAGTGCAGTGAGGCGAACAGTAGAGCTGGCCAACAGCCAGGACATCTCTCCCAGAGAGAGGCTCCATGTCAAGGCGATGGAGCTCTTCTCACGTGG AGATTTTCCCAAGGCCTGTAATATATGGGAAGACATTCTGGTTGATCACCCAACTGACATGCTGGCCCTCAAGTTTGCCCACGATGCCTATTTCTACATGGGTGCCCAAACCCAAATGAGGGACTCTGTGGCCAGGGTGCTGCCTCACTGGAAACCACATACACCTCTGTCCAG TTATCTGAAAGGCCTGTATTCCTTTGGTCTCCTGGAGACTCGCTTCTATGACCAGGCTGAGAAAGTAGCCATGGAG GGCCTCACTCTGACTCCAGATGATGCTTGGTCTGTCCACTCTGTAGCCCATGTTTATGAGATGAGGGCAGAGGTGGACAAAGGCTTGAAGTTCATGGAGGGTAGAGAGAAAGACTGGCAG GTATCTGACGTTCTGGCCAGTCATAACTATTGGCATTGGGCTCTATACTTCATCGAGAAG GGGCAATACGAAGCCGCTCTGCAAATATACGATTCTCAG GTATTCAGACGTTGTAAAGCCACAGGATCAATGTTGGACACTGTAGATGCCAGTTCAATGCTCTGCAGACTGGAAATGGAGG GTGTGTGCGTGACGGATCGTTGGCGAGAGCTGCTCCAGGTAACACAGCCTCACACTGACGATCATGTGACCTTATTTAATGACCTCCACTTCCTCATGGTGTCGCTGGGAGCTAAAGAGAGCAGGACTTCTCAGCGTCTGCTGGAGGGCCTCCAGGAATTGACTAA GGAGCCGGGGGACAATCAGCAACATCAGCTGGCTGGGACTATAGGTGTAACCATGTGTCAGGCTATGATGGAGTACGACCAGGGCAACTACAGTGGAACTGTGGAGCTCCTGTACCCTTTACGCTACCGCATGGTAGATATAGGTGGCAGTGATGCTCAG AGGGATCTCTTCAATCaactgcttattcatgcagccATGAAATCAGAGAGTATGCACCACCAGAAACTGGGAAG
- the ttc38 gene encoding tetratricopeptide repeat protein 38 isoform X2, whose product MCGSYINKNGGTGWRAEGLQLSTSSNEACKLYDAILTQYVKWRNDKTLGGFEGCISAIQAADPNFVMGHVISTGLELVATTSSTRLNERLASAVRRTVELANSQDISPRERLHVKAMELFSRGDFPKACNIWEDILVDHPTDMLALKFAHDAYFYMGAQTQMRDSVARVLPHWKPHTPLSSYLKGLYSFGLLETRFYDQAEKVAMEGLTLTPDDAWSVHSVAHVYEMRAEVDKGLKFMEGREKDWQVSDVLASHNYWHWALYFIEKGQYEAALQIYDSQVFRRCKATGSMLDTVDASSMLCRLEMEGVCVTDRWRELLQVTQPHTDDHVTLFNDLHFLMVSLGAKESRTSQRLLEGLQELTKEPGDNQQHQLAGTIGVTMCQAMMEYDQGNYSGTVELLYPLRYRMVDIGGSDAQRDLFNQLLIHAAMKSESMHHQKLGRCLLVERDAMRPNSPLTDRLMQSALALHV is encoded by the exons ATGTGTGGCAGTTATATTAACAAGAATGGTGGGACA GGATGGAGGGCAGAGGGTCTTCAACTGTCCACCAGCAGTAACGAGGCTTGCAAACTATATGACGCCATACTCACACAG TATGTGAAATGGAGGAATGATAAAACCTTGGGAGGATTTGAAGGATGCATTTCCGCTATCCAGGCAGCTGACCCTAACTTTG TTATGGGCCATGTGATCAGTACAGGGCTTGAGCTGGTGGCAACAACGAGCTCCACCCGGCTGAATGAGCGTCTAGCCAGTGCAGTGAGGCGAACAGTAGAGCTGGCCAACAGCCAGGACATCTCTCCCAGAGAGAGGCTCCATGTCAAGGCGATGGAGCTCTTCTCACGTGG AGATTTTCCCAAGGCCTGTAATATATGGGAAGACATTCTGGTTGATCACCCAACTGACATGCTGGCCCTCAAGTTTGCCCACGATGCCTATTTCTACATGGGTGCCCAAACCCAAATGAGGGACTCTGTGGCCAGGGTGCTGCCTCACTGGAAACCACATACACCTCTGTCCAG TTATCTGAAAGGCCTGTATTCCTTTGGTCTCCTGGAGACTCGCTTCTATGACCAGGCTGAGAAAGTAGCCATGGAG GGCCTCACTCTGACTCCAGATGATGCTTGGTCTGTCCACTCTGTAGCCCATGTTTATGAGATGAGGGCAGAGGTGGACAAAGGCTTGAAGTTCATGGAGGGTAGAGAGAAAGACTGGCAG GTATCTGACGTTCTGGCCAGTCATAACTATTGGCATTGGGCTCTATACTTCATCGAGAAG GGGCAATACGAAGCCGCTCTGCAAATATACGATTCTCAG GTATTCAGACGTTGTAAAGCCACAGGATCAATGTTGGACACTGTAGATGCCAGTTCAATGCTCTGCAGACTGGAAATGGAGG GTGTGTGCGTGACGGATCGTTGGCGAGAGCTGCTCCAGGTAACACAGCCTCACACTGACGATCATGTGACCTTATTTAATGACCTCCACTTCCTCATGGTGTCGCTGGGAGCTAAAGAGAGCAGGACTTCTCAGCGTCTGCTGGAGGGCCTCCAGGAATTGACTAA GGAGCCGGGGGACAATCAGCAACATCAGCTGGCTGGGACTATAGGTGTAACCATGTGTCAGGCTATGATGGAGTACGACCAGGGCAACTACAGTGGAACTGTGGAGCTCCTGTACCCTTTACGCTACCGCATGGTAGATATAGGTGGCAGTGATGCTCAG AGGGATCTCTTCAATCaactgcttattcatgcagccATGAAATCAGAGAGTATGCACCACCAGAAACTGGGAAG